From the Bacteroidia bacterium genome, one window contains:
- a CDS encoding cold shock domain-containing protein: MKTGTVKFFNVSKGFGFIKVDDSDQEIFVHVTGLVDQVREDDKVTFEVTEGRKGLNAINVKKA; encoded by the coding sequence ATGAAAACAGGAACAGTAAAATTTTTTAATGTATCAAAAGGCTTTGGTTTTATCAAAGTTGACGATTCTGATCAAGAAATCTTTGTACACGTAACCGGCTTGGTTGACCAAGTTCGCGAAGACGACAAAGTAACCTTCGAAGTAACCGAAGGAAGAAAAGGTTTAAATGCGATTAATGTGAAAAAAGCATAA
- a CDS encoding transglutaminase-like domain-containing protein codes for MMMKKNELTALISLLDDPDEDIYSHIRDRLLSIGFPVIPALEGAWEQSFDTLIQKRIEDIIQKIQFNNLAIEVEKWMTSEQDLLKGALLIARYQYPDLNEDTINKQISQMRQDVWLELNDNLTALEKVKVINHIIFDVHNFSGNTANFHAPQNSYINIVMESKKGNPLSLSILYTIIAQSLGIPIYGINLPERFIVAYKDEYPFSPVFKGGFGANVLFYINPFNKGSVFSKKEVAAFLKQLNLEPRALYYEPCSNAEIIKRLVRNLISSYEKLAYPDKVKELNLLMEVLDGKHFKPKS; via the coding sequence ATGATGATGAAAAAGAATGAATTGACCGCACTTATTAGTTTGTTGGATGATCCGGATGAGGATATTTATTCGCACATCCGCGATCGATTATTATCCATCGGTTTTCCCGTTATTCCTGCTTTAGAAGGTGCTTGGGAACAATCTTTTGATACCTTAATTCAAAAACGTATTGAAGATATTATTCAGAAAATCCAATTCAATAATTTGGCAATTGAAGTGGAGAAATGGATGACTTCCGAACAAGATTTATTGAAAGGCGCTTTGTTGATTGCGCGTTATCAATATCCTGATTTGAATGAAGATACCATCAACAAACAAATTTCGCAGATGCGGCAAGATGTTTGGCTCGAATTGAACGACAATTTAACTGCGCTCGAAAAAGTAAAAGTGATTAATCATATTATTTTTGATGTTCATAATTTTAGTGGAAACACTGCTAATTTTCACGCTCCGCAAAATTCCTATATCAATATTGTGATGGAAAGTAAAAAGGGAAACCCTCTTTCTCTTTCTATTTTGTACACAATTATCGCACAAAGCCTTGGTATTCCTATCTACGGAATTAATTTACCAGAACGTTTTATTGTTGCTTACAAAGATGAATATCCCTTTTCGCCTGTGTTTAAAGGTGGTTTCGGAGCAAATGTGTTGTTTTATATTAATCCATTTAACAAAGGCTCTGTTTTCAGTAAAAAAGAAGTGGCTGCTTTTCTGAAACAGTTGAATTTAGAACCACGCGCTTTGTATTACGAACCTTGTTCCAACGCAGAAATCATTAAACGATTGGTTAGAAATTTAATTTCTTCGTACGAAAAATTAGCGTATCCTGACAAAGTAAAAGAATTGAATTTATTGATGGAAGTGTTGGATGGCAAGCACTTCAAGCCAAAATCCTAA
- a CDS encoding sugar transferase yields the protein MLKRAFDLFFSFIGILFLIPFFLIIALCIVVDSKGKIIYKQIRVGKNSSDFSLFKFRTMVSDADKKGLLTVGAKDSRITRVGYFLRKYKLDELPQLANVFKGDMSFVGPRPEVRKYVNLYNNEQLQVLSVRPGITDYASIKFANENELLGKVSNPEELYIQEVMPEKLNLNLKYIREKNFFTDVKIIFKTIFRILA from the coding sequence ATGTTAAAACGCGCATTCGATCTCTTTTTCTCATTCATCGGAATACTTTTTTTGATTCCTTTTTTTCTGATTATCGCGTTGTGTATTGTTGTTGATTCAAAAGGAAAAATAATTTACAAGCAAATACGCGTCGGAAAAAACAGCAGCGATTTCTCTCTTTTTAAATTTCGAACAATGGTAAGCGACGCCGATAAAAAAGGATTACTTACGGTGGGCGCGAAAGACAGTCGAATTACACGCGTGGGTTATTTTTTACGAAAATATAAATTGGATGAATTACCGCAATTGGCGAATGTTTTCAAAGGAGATATGAGTTTTGTAGGTCCGCGTCCCGAAGTCAGAAAATACGTCAATCTTTACAACAACGAGCAATTGCAAGTGCTTTCGGTACGACCTGGAATTACGGATTACGCGTCCATAAAATTTGCAAACGAAAATGAATTACTCGGAAAAGTTTCGAATCCCGAAGAACTATACATTCAGGAAGTGATGCCGGAAAAATTAAATTTGAATTTGAAATACATCCGCGAAAAAAATTTTTTCACAGACGTAAAAATAATTTTCAAAACTATTTTTAGGATTTTGGCTTGA
- a CDS encoding TonB-dependent receptor — translation MKCEKKFFKKKRAIKIILALTFCSVAFYSKAQITFSGSVTDQTSGETLANAAINLKNTFLVSETDLNGNFKIENLKKGKYIVEISYLGYTTLQDTLTLSSDVSIHYQLVKKAILSDEVVISAVNANNKSAMAYTNIDKSVLEKENIGQDMPYLLNYTPSMVVTSDGGTGIGYTGIRIRGSDATRVNVTINGVPVNDAESQQTYWVDLPDIASSTDNIQLQRGVGTSTNGAGAFGGSLNIETTKLNLKPYGEVDNSFGSFNTLKNTVSLGTGLIDGKWDFDVRLSKINSDGYIDRAFSNLKSYYLSGGYYAKTWFMKAIIFSGVEKTYQAWYGVPQDSLKTNRTFNPAGMYFDSNGNVQYYNNETDNYQQDYYQLLFAKTFNTHWSGNCAFHYTRGQGYYEEYQPNDLFSNYGLNPIILGNDTISSSDIIRQQWLSNYFYGTTYSLNYTNGKKISASLEGAWNQYQGEHYGQIIWARYALNSNIDQHYYDNTSFKTDFNIFARANDQITEKLNLFADMQERNIGYSFLGYNYLLQNVQQVVHLDFFNPKAGFTYTLKPTAFLYASYSAGNHEPNHDDYTQSSPESRPKPEHLDDFELGYKQHQKNIFWSLNLYYMNYLNQLVLTGQVNDVGAFNRTNVPSSYREGAEATIQIKLTEKLFFNGNITLSQNKIKNFTEYLQDYDNGQQFAISHGETNIAFSPNIISGSELSYQPIKNVSFSFLTKYVGSQFLDNTSENARMLNAYLLNDFRISWSFKTSFIPIIEINGMLNNIFNVQYISNGYTNSYYSNGAVVNDNSYYPQAGINFFAGLTFKF, via the coding sequence ATGAAGTGTGAAAAAAAGTTTTTCAAAAAGAAACGTGCAATAAAAATTATTTTAGCACTAACATTTTGCTCTGTAGCCTTTTACAGCAAGGCACAAATAACATTCAGCGGAAGCGTTACAGACCAAACAAGTGGAGAAACACTTGCCAATGCTGCCATTAATTTAAAAAACACATTTCTTGTTTCAGAAACCGACCTCAACGGAAATTTCAAAATAGAAAATTTAAAAAAAGGAAAGTACATTGTAGAGATTTCCTATTTAGGTTATACTACTTTGCAGGATACGCTGACACTTTCTTCTGACGTATCAATCCATTATCAGCTCGTAAAAAAAGCCATTTTGTCGGACGAAGTAGTGATAAGTGCTGTAAATGCAAACAATAAATCTGCTATGGCTTATACCAATATAGATAAAAGTGTTTTAGAAAAAGAAAATATTGGGCAGGATATGCCTTATTTGCTGAATTATACGCCTTCGATGGTGGTAACTTCGGATGGAGGAACAGGTATTGGATATACTGGCATTCGTATTCGCGGAAGCGATGCAACACGCGTTAATGTTACTATTAATGGTGTGCCGGTAAACGATGCAGAATCACAACAAACATATTGGGTGGATTTGCCAGACATCGCTTCTTCTACAGATAACATTCAACTACAACGTGGCGTGGGTACTTCTACCAATGGTGCTGGTGCTTTCGGCGGAAGCCTAAATATTGAAACAACTAAATTAAATCTAAAACCTTACGGAGAAGTGGATAATTCTTTTGGATCTTTCAACACATTAAAAAACACGGTAAGCCTTGGTACTGGATTGATTGATGGAAAATGGGATTTTGATGTGCGACTGTCAAAAATAAATTCGGATGGATACATTGACCGAGCATTTTCCAATTTAAAATCTTATTATTTATCGGGAGGATATTATGCAAAAACATGGTTTATGAAAGCAATTATTTTTTCGGGCGTTGAGAAAACATATCAAGCGTGGTATGGTGTTCCGCAAGATTCATTGAAAACAAACAGAACATTTAACCCAGCAGGAATGTATTTCGACAGCAATGGAAATGTTCAGTATTATAACAACGAAACTGATAATTACCAACAAGATTATTATCAATTACTTTTTGCGAAAACATTTAACACTCATTGGAGTGGAAATTGCGCGTTTCATTATACGCGCGGACAAGGTTATTACGAGGAATATCAGCCGAATGATTTGTTTAGTAATTACGGACTAAATCCGATTATTCTCGGAAACGATACTATTTCTTCATCGGATATTATTCGACAACAATGGCTCAGTAATTATTTTTACGGCACTACTTATTCTCTCAACTATACAAATGGAAAAAAAATTTCGGCTTCCTTGGAAGGCGCATGGAATCAATATCAAGGAGAACATTACGGACAAATTATTTGGGCGCGTTATGCATTAAATTCGAATATTGATCAACATTATTATGACAATACTTCTTTCAAAACCGATTTTAATATTTTTGCGCGAGCCAATGATCAAATCACCGAAAAACTGAATTTGTTTGCCGACATGCAAGAACGGAACATTGGCTATTCTTTTTTAGGATACAATTATTTATTGCAAAATGTACAACAAGTGGTGCATTTGGATTTCTTTAATCCGAAGGCTGGTTTTACTTACACATTAAAACCGACAGCGTTTTTATACGCTTCTTACAGTGCTGGAAATCACGAACCCAACCACGATGATTATACACAATCATCGCCAGAAAGTCGTCCAAAGCCAGAACATTTAGATGATTTTGAATTAGGTTATAAGCAGCATCAAAAAAATATTTTTTGGAGCCTTAATTTATATTATATGAATTATCTTAATCAATTAGTGCTTACAGGGCAAGTGAACGACGTAGGTGCTTTTAATAGAACCAACGTGCCTTCCAGCTATCGCGAAGGTGCAGAAGCAACGATACAAATTAAGCTTACTGAAAAATTATTTTTCAATGGCAATATCACTTTAAGCCAAAATAAAATCAAAAATTTTACCGAATATTTGCAAGATTATGACAATGGGCAACAATTCGCAATATCACACGGAGAAACAAATATTGCGTTTTCACCTAACATTATTTCGGGCAGCGAATTGTCTTATCAACCCATCAAAAATGTATCGTTTAGCTTTCTAACAAAATATGTTGGTAGCCAATTTTTAGACAATACTTCGGAAAATGCGCGTATGCTGAATGCTTACTTACTGAATGATTTCCGCATTTCGTGGAGTTTTAAAACTTCCTTTATTCCGATTATTGAAATAAACGGAATGCTGAATAATATTTTTAATGTACAATATATTTCTAACGGATACACCAACAGTTATTACAGCAACGGAGCGGTAGTAAACGACAACAGTTATTATCCGCAAGCAGGAATTAATTTTTTTGCAGGGTTAACATTCAAGTTTTAA
- the lpcA gene encoding D-sedoheptulose 7-phosphate isomerase, whose protein sequence is MSLNIIKNNFLEAQQTLEKFISNEVNLKNIEQAGNILSAAIKSGNKIISCGNGGSMCDAMHFAEELTGRFRENRKAIAALSISDPSHISCVGNDYGYEFIFSRYIEALGAKNDVLLAISTSGNSQNVLHAIHAAKEKGMKVIGLTGKNGGKMASLCDIEIRAPHSEFADRAQEIHIKVIHSLIHYIEKQV, encoded by the coding sequence ATGAGTTTAAACATCATCAAAAATAATTTTTTAGAAGCTCAACAAACGCTCGAAAAATTTATTTCGAACGAAGTGAATCTGAAAAATATCGAGCAAGCTGGAAATATTTTATCCGCTGCCATTAAAAGCGGAAACAAGATTATTTCGTGTGGCAACGGCGGCTCTATGTGCGATGCCATGCACTTTGCAGAAGAATTAACGGGTCGCTTTCGCGAGAACAGAAAAGCAATTGCGGCACTTTCTATTTCCGATCCGTCTCATATTTCTTGCGTTGGAAATGATTACGGATACGAATTTATTTTTTCGCGTTACATCGAAGCCTTGGGTGCTAAAAATGATGTTTTACTTGCCATCAGCACCAGTGGAAATTCGCAAAATGTGCTTCACGCGATACATGCCGCCAAAGAAAAAGGAATGAAAGTTATCGGTTTAACCGGAAAAAATGGCGGAAAAATGGCTTCGCTTTGTGATATAGAAATCCGCGCACCACATTCTGAATTCGCTGATAGAGCACAAGAAATCCACATTAAAGTTATTCATTCGCTGATTCATTACATAGAAAAACAGGTTTGA
- a CDS encoding ammonium transporter, with amino-acid sequence MNTVLFDTGITGFMLLATSLVMLMTPGLAFFYGGLAGKRNILGIMIQSFVSMGITTIIWVVCGYSLCFSGNALGGIIGNLDKVFLHGVTLNTPFPGNPKLPEFVFIAYQMMFAIITPALITGAFINRVTFKSYIIFLVLWQLLVYYPFVHMVWGGGLLAQWGVEDFAGGIVVHATAGFAALASVFYVGHRRNKESTPNSIPLIAIGTGLLWFGWYGFNAGSELNVNAITGLAFLNTDVAASFAAITWLIIEWTMQRKPKFVGLLTGAVAGLATITPAAGYVSLPSAIVIGIAAGIICYLAVHLKNKMGWDDALDVWGVHGIGGCFGVVMLGILGEKAVNASGSDGLLFGGTHFFIKECIAVTGACIYAFTFTYVMLALINKISKVKVSEADEDSGLDNSIHGEKAYDEGVL; translated from the coding sequence ATGAACACAGTTTTATTCGATACTGGCATAACAGGATTTATGCTATTGGCTACAAGCCTTGTAATGCTTATGACTCCGGGGCTTGCGTTTTTTTACGGCGGCTTGGCAGGTAAGAGAAACATTCTCGGAATTATGATTCAGAGTTTTGTTTCGATGGGAATAACGACTATTATTTGGGTAGTTTGTGGTTATTCACTTTGCTTTAGCGGAAATGCTTTGGGCGGAATTATTGGAAATCTCGACAAAGTATTTTTACACGGAGTTACACTAAACACGCCATTTCCAGGAAATCCAAAACTTCCGGAATTTGTTTTTATTGCTTACCAAATGATGTTCGCCATTATTACTCCTGCTTTAATTACTGGAGCTTTTATCAATCGAGTTACTTTTAAATCATACATTATATTTTTAGTGCTTTGGCAGTTGTTGGTGTATTATCCATTTGTACACATGGTTTGGGGCGGTGGGTTATTAGCACAATGGGGTGTTGAAGATTTTGCAGGCGGAATTGTGGTTCATGCAACAGCAGGTTTTGCAGCATTGGCTTCTGTTTTTTATGTCGGACACCGCAGAAACAAAGAATCAACGCCTAATAGTATTCCCTTGATTGCAATCGGAACCGGTTTACTTTGGTTTGGTTGGTACGGATTTAATGCAGGAAGTGAATTGAATGTAAATGCCATTACTGGTCTTGCATTTCTTAACACAGATGTTGCTGCTTCCTTTGCTGCCATTACTTGGTTAATTATTGAATGGACGATGCAACGCAAACCAAAATTTGTCGGTTTACTTACCGGAGCAGTTGCCGGACTTGCAACTATAACGCCTGCTGCAGGCTATGTTTCCTTGCCATCAGCAATTGTAATTGGAATTGCCGCAGGAATAATTTGTTATTTGGCAGTTCATTTGAAAAATAAAATGGGCTGGGATGATGCCTTAGATGTTTGGGGAGTTCACGGAATTGGCGGCTGCTTTGGTGTAGTAATGTTGGGTATTTTGGGCGAAAAAGCTGTAAACGCTTCTGGTTCGGATGGTTTATTATTTGGAGGAACACATTTTTTTATTAAAGAATGTATTGCTGTTACTGGAGCTTGTATTTATGCTTTTACTTTCACTTATGTTATGCTTGCTTTGATAAATAAAATTTCTAAAGTAAAAGTAAGCGAAGCCGATGAAGATTCTGGTTTAGACAATTCTATACATGGCGAAAAAGCGTATGACGAAGGTGTTTTGTAA
- a CDS encoding YifB family Mg chelatase-like AAA ATPase produces MLVKTYGSSVYGINATTITVEVNIGPGVNFFLVGLPDSAVKESQQRIDAALKNNGYKIPGKSIVVNMAPADIRKEGSAYDLTIAIGILAASEQIKSDKIHQYIIMGELSLDGGLQSMKGVLPIAIKAREEGFKGIILPKQNAREAAIVSELEVFGVENIKEVIDFFNEKIILEQTIVNTREEFFSKVNDSEVDFSDVKGQENIKRALEIAAAGGHNVILIGPPGSGKTMLAKRLPTILPPMNLHEALETTKIHSVAGRMGKNTGLISARPFRSPHHTISDVALVGGGAAPQPGEISLAHNGVLFLDELPEFKRTVLEVMRQPLEDRIINISRARFSVEYPASFMLVSSMNPCPCGYYNHPDKECVCAPGVVQKYLNKISGPLLDRIDIHVEVTPVSFNELSGKRMSEKSENVRERVVKAREIQQQRYLTSEGIYCNAQMNTKQLREICKIDAAGNDLLKTAMDKLGLSARAYDRILKVARTIADLDNSENIETMHLAEAIQYRSLDRENWAG; encoded by the coding sequence ATGCTTGTAAAAACGTACGGTAGTTCCGTTTACGGAATTAATGCTACCACCATCACTGTCGAAGTAAATATTGGTCCGGGTGTCAATTTTTTTTTAGTCGGTTTGCCCGATAGCGCCGTGAAAGAAAGTCAGCAACGCATTGACGCTGCTTTAAAAAATAACGGATATAAAATTCCTGGAAAAAGTATTGTTGTAAATATGGCTCCTGCCGATATTCGCAAGGAAGGCTCTGCGTATGATTTAACCATTGCCATTGGAATTTTAGCGGCTTCTGAACAAATAAAATCGGATAAAATTCATCAATATATTATTATGGGTGAGCTTTCGCTCGACGGCGGATTGCAGTCTATGAAAGGTGTATTGCCCATCGCTATCAAAGCGCGTGAAGAAGGTTTTAAAGGAATTATTTTACCGAAGCAAAATGCCAGAGAAGCCGCCATTGTGAGTGAATTAGAGGTTTTTGGAGTGGAAAATATCAAAGAAGTAATTGATTTTTTTAATGAAAAAATAATTCTCGAGCAAACAATTGTAAACACGCGCGAAGAATTTTTTTCAAAAGTAAACGATTCAGAAGTGGATTTTTCGGATGTAAAAGGACAAGAAAATATCAAGCGTGCGCTCGAAATTGCAGCAGCCGGCGGACACAATGTCATTTTAATCGGTCCGCCCGGATCTGGAAAAACAATGCTCGCCAAGCGTTTGCCCACTATTTTACCTCCAATGAATTTGCACGAAGCACTCGAAACCACCAAAATACATAGCGTTGCCGGACGAATGGGAAAAAATACAGGATTGATTTCGGCACGTCCTTTTCGTTCTCCGCATCATACCATCAGCGACGTAGCGCTTGTTGGTGGAGGCGCAGCGCCACAGCCCGGAGAAATTTCTTTAGCACACAACGGCGTTTTATTTTTAGATGAATTGCCCGAATTTAAACGTACTGTTTTGGAAGTGATGCGTCAACCTTTGGAAGATCGCATTATCAATATTTCGCGCGCGCGTTTTTCGGTAGAATATCCCGCCAGTTTTATGCTCGTATCATCTATGAATCCTTGTCCTTGCGGCTATTACAATCATCCTGACAAAGAATGCGTTTGTGCTCCAGGTGTCGTTCAAAAATATTTGAATAAAATTTCCGGTCCATTGCTGGATAGAATTGATATTCATGTGGAAGTAACTCCCGTTTCCTTCAATGAATTATCTGGAAAAAGAATGTCGGAGAAAAGTGAAAATGTACGCGAACGTGTGGTAAAAGCACGCGAAATACAGCAACAACGTTATCTTACAAGCGAAGGCATTTATTGTAACGCGCAAATGAATACGAAACAATTACGCGAAATTTGTAAAATTGACGCTGCTGGAAATGATTTATTGAAAACTGCGATGGATAAACTCGGACTTTCGGCACGCGCGTACGACCGTATTTTAAAAGTAGCGCGTACTATTGCCGATTTAGATAACAGCGAGAATATAGAAACGATGCACCTCGCAGAAGCTATTCAATACCGCAGTTTAGACAGAGAAAATTGGGCTGGTTAA
- a CDS encoding tetratricopeptide repeat protein encodes MIFEIKNGKASKVTQKEFKSELELHDFIDNNLEELFEVRFIKKEHRTDKHGRIETLGLDYNNRPVVVEYKKTMEKGQLVQAHRYIDWIEKNKAEFELLVRDELNIKVNIDFANTRIICFAQEYNMDDKYLAPKLRAELWKYTYYENDTLSMIRESEELEQFNTPKKTKTILFTKEIVKSEEKITERKSPIDKESKNNSKEAHRNYYVSGHAKIKLKDYAGAIEDYTKAIELKPNDAKSYSKRADAKNQLEDYRGAIKDYTKAFELNDCNSYPLLQNAEIKFEIQDYKGAIQDYTRFIQDFGDDWLCYNQRGLAKYELEDYKGSIQDFTVAIKLLPEDFEAYENRGLAKHELEDYKGAIEDYTKAIKILNEQGMEEEHYLYTDRGNVKIDIEDYKGAIEDYTKAIKLDTEDEEAYHNRGCAKYELEDFRGAIDDFTKAIKLDTEDEEAYYKRGLAKYELKDKEGAFIDWKKAFELGYIDAKEELEKYCK; translated from the coding sequence ATGATATTTGAAATAAAAAATGGTAAGGCGAGCAAAGTAACCCAAAAGGAATTCAAAAGTGAATTAGAACTGCACGACTTTATTGATAATAATCTTGAAGAACTTTTTGAAGTGCGGTTTATAAAAAAAGAACATAGAACAGATAAACATGGTAGAATAGAAACCCTTGGACTTGACTATAACAATAGACCTGTTGTTGTAGAATATAAAAAGACAATGGAAAAAGGACAACTTGTACAGGCGCATAGATATATAGATTGGATTGAAAAAAACAAAGCTGAATTTGAACTTTTAGTTAGAGATGAATTAAATATTAAAGTAAATATTGATTTTGCTAATACAAGGATTATTTGCTTTGCCCAAGAATATAATATGGATGATAAATATTTAGCTCCAAAGTTGAGAGCCGAACTATGGAAATATACTTACTATGAAAATGACACTCTTTCAATGATAAGAGAAAGCGAAGAACTTGAGCAATTTAATACTCCTAAAAAAACTAAAACAATTCTTTTTACAAAAGAAATTGTTAAATCTGAGGAAAAAATAACAGAAAGAAAAAGTCCTATTGATAAAGAATCAAAAAACAATAGCAAAGAAGCTCATCGCAATTATTATGTAAGTGGGCATGCAAAAATCAAATTGAAAGATTATGCAGGTGCAATAGAGGATTATACCAAAGCAATTGAATTAAAGCCTAATGATGCCAAATCCTATTCTAAAAGAGCTGATGCAAAAAATCAATTAGAAGATTATCGTGGCGCAATAAAGGATTATACAAAGGCATTTGAATTAAATGATTGTAATTCTTATCCCTTACTTCAAAATGCAGAAATTAAATTTGAAATTCAAGATTACAAAGGTGCTATTCAAGATTACACAAGATTTATTCAAGATTTTGGCGATGACTGGTTATGTTACAATCAAAGAGGGCTTGCTAAATATGAGTTAGAAGATTATAAAGGGTCTATTCAAGACTTTACCGTTGCGATTAAACTACTACCTGAAGATTTCGAGGCTTATGAAAATAGAGGCCTAGCTAAACATGAATTAGAAGATTATAAAGGTGCGATAGAAGATTATACAAAGGCAATTAAAATACTAAATGAGCAAGGCATGGAAGAAGAGCATTATCTTTATACAGATAGAGGTAATGTAAAAATTGATATAGAAGATTATAAAGGGGCAATTGAAGATTATACTAAAGCTATTAAATTAGACACAGAAGATGAAGAAGCTTACCATAATAGAGGTTGTGCTAAATATGAATTAGAAGACTTTAGAGGTGCAATTGATGATTTTACTAAAGCTATTAAATTAGACACAGAAGATGAAGAAGCTTATTATAAAAGAGGTTTGGCGAAATATGAATTGAAAGATAAAGAAGGTGCTTTTATTGATTGGAAAAAAGCATTTGAATTAGGTTATATAGATGCTAAGGAAGAATTAGAAAAATATTGTAAGTAA
- the mltG gene encoding endolytic transglycosylase MltG encodes MAKKKTSFGKKIFISLLLIIAIIALIGGYIGYKTVYQSNVSLNGKKSQFIYIHTGSTFDNVLNMLSEKNIIINRTTFEWLAKKKHYLNNVKPGRYRILANMGNDALINLLRSGKQEPIDFTLNDVRTKEQLASRVSNKIEADSISILNALNDNDFLQKYGMNKNNIMALFIPGTYQFYWNTSVDEWMGKMAAAYKKVWNSDRKNEAQKINFSQTQISILASIVQAEQSQNNEEKRIIAGLYINRLKRGMPLQSDPTLIYASGDFSIARVWDKYKTIDSPYNTYMYKGLPPGPILLPEISSIDAVLNYDKNNYIYMCAEYGCGKHNFSTNMVEQTANAQKFRKALDKNNIMR; translated from the coding sequence TTGGCAAAGAAAAAAACAAGTTTTGGAAAAAAAATTTTCATATCACTCCTTTTAATAATCGCAATTATTGCGCTTATTGGCGGATACATTGGTTACAAAACAGTGTATCAATCCAACGTTTCTTTGAACGGAAAAAAATCGCAATTTATTTACATTCACACAGGTTCTACATTTGACAATGTGCTGAATATGTTGAGCGAAAAAAACATCATTATTAACCGAACAACTTTTGAATGGCTTGCGAAAAAGAAACATTATCTGAACAACGTAAAACCAGGCAGATATAGGATCTTAGCGAATATGGGTAATGATGCATTAATTAATTTATTGCGTTCTGGAAAACAAGAACCGATTGATTTTACGCTGAACGATGTCAGGACAAAAGAACAATTGGCATCTCGCGTTTCCAATAAAATTGAAGCGGATTCCATAAGTATTTTGAATGCTTTAAACGACAATGATTTTTTACAGAAATACGGCATGAACAAAAATAATATTATGGCATTGTTTATTCCTGGAACGTACCAATTTTACTGGAATACTTCCGTAGATGAATGGATGGGAAAAATGGCAGCAGCATACAAAAAGGTGTGGAATAGTGATCGGAAAAATGAGGCTCAAAAAATTAATTTTTCTCAGACACAAATTTCCATTTTGGCTTCCATTGTGCAAGCGGAACAATCGCAAAATAACGAGGAGAAAAGAATTATTGCAGGTTTGTATATCAATCGTTTAAAACGCGGAATGCCTTTGCAGTCGGACCCAACACTTATTTATGCTTCTGGAGATTTTTCCATTGCGCGCGTTTGGGATAAATACAAAACCATTGATTCGCCTTACAATACTTATATGTACAAAGGTTTGCCGCCCGGACCGATTTTATTGCCAGAAATTTCTTCTATTGATGCCGTTTTAAATTACGATAAAAATAATTACATTTATATGTGTGCCGAATACGGATGTGGGAAACATAATTTTTCGACTAACATGGTAGAACAAACCGCCAATGCTCAAAAATTCAGGAAAGCATTGGATAAAAATAATATTATGAGGTAA